Proteins co-encoded in one Enterobacter sp. R4-368 genomic window:
- the pflA gene encoding pyruvate formate lyase 1-activating protein — protein sequence MSVIGRIHSFESCGTVDGPGIRFITFFQGCLMRCLYCHNRDTWDTHGGKEITVEELMKDVVTYRHFMNASGGGVTASGGEAILQAEFVRDWFRACKKEGIHTCLDTNGFVRRYDPVIDELLEVTDLVMLDLKQMNDEIHQNLVGVSNHRTLEFAQYLSKKNINVWIRYVVVPGWSDDDDSAHRLGEFTRDMGNVEKIELLPYHELGKHKWVAMGEEYKLDGIHPPKKETMERVKGILEQYGHKVMY from the coding sequence ATGTCAGTTATTGGTCGCATCCACTCCTTTGAATCCTGCGGCACGGTCGACGGCCCGGGCATCCGTTTTATCACCTTCTTCCAGGGCTGCCTGATGCGCTGCCTGTATTGCCATAACCGCGATACCTGGGATACACACGGTGGCAAAGAGATCACCGTTGAAGAACTAATGAAAGACGTCGTTACCTATCGGCACTTTATGAACGCCTCCGGCGGTGGCGTCACGGCATCCGGTGGAGAAGCAATCTTGCAGGCAGAATTCGTTCGCGACTGGTTTCGTGCCTGTAAAAAAGAGGGCATCCACACCTGCCTCGATACTAACGGCTTTGTGCGCCGTTACGATCCGGTGATTGATGAATTGCTGGAAGTTACTGATTTGGTGATGCTCGATCTCAAGCAAATGAACGATGAGATCCACCAGAATCTGGTCGGCGTATCCAATCACCGGACCCTTGAATTCGCCCAGTATTTATCGAAGAAAAATATCAACGTCTGGATCCGTTACGTCGTGGTACCCGGCTGGTCTGACGATGACGATTCCGCCCATCGCCTTGGTGAATTTACCCGCGACATGGGCAACGTCGAGAAAATCGAACTCCTGCCCTATCACGAGCTGGGCAAGCATAAATGGGTGGCGATGGGCGAAGAGTATAAGCTGGATGGCATTCACCCGCCGAAGAAAGAGACCATGGAGCGCGTTAAAGGCATCCTGGAGCAGTACGGTCATAAAGTAATGTACTGA
- a CDS encoding MFS transporter gives MSIYTRPVLLLLCGLMLLTLAIATLNTLVPLWLAHENLPTWQVGMVGSSYFTGNLLGTLLTGRLIRRLGFNRSYYLASLIFAAGCVGLGLMIGFWSWMVWRFVAGVGCAMIWVVVESALMCSGTSRNRGRLLAAYMMVYYVGTVLGQVMVSKLPTDLMSVLPWTTALVLTAILPLLFTRIVNQQSEEQAPTSVWPMLRLRHARLGVNGCIISGIILGSLYGLMPLYLSHQGISDSGIGFWMALMVSAGIVGQWPIGRLADRFGRLLVLRVQVFVVIVGCFAMLSNAAMAPALFVLGTAGFTLYPVAMAWACEKVEHHQLVAMNQALLLSYTIGSLLGPTLTAMLMQSYSDSLLFIMIAGVSFIYLVMLMRKAGHHPTPVAHA, from the coding sequence ATGTCCATCTATACCCGGCCAGTGCTGCTATTGCTCTGTGGCTTAATGCTGTTGACGCTGGCGATCGCGACGTTAAATACGCTCGTGCCGCTCTGGCTCGCCCACGAAAACTTACCGACCTGGCAGGTTGGTATGGTGGGTTCTTCCTACTTCACTGGCAATTTGCTGGGTACGTTACTGACCGGGCGATTAATTCGCCGTCTGGGTTTTAACCGCAGTTATTATCTTGCATCGCTGATTTTTGCCGCAGGCTGTGTTGGCCTGGGGCTAATGATTGGCTTCTGGAGCTGGATGGTTTGGCGCTTTGTCGCTGGTGTGGGCTGCGCGATGATTTGGGTGGTCGTGGAAAGCGCCCTGATGTGCAGCGGTACATCGCGAAATCGTGGGCGCCTGTTGGCAGCTTATATGATGGTTTACTATGTTGGCACAGTGCTTGGCCAGGTGATGGTCAGTAAGCTGCCGACAGATCTGATGAGCGTACTGCCGTGGACTACTGCGCTGGTGTTAACGGCGATCCTGCCGCTGCTGTTTACCCGCATTGTCAACCAGCAGAGTGAAGAGCAGGCTCCGACCTCGGTATGGCCGATGCTGCGCCTGCGCCATGCTCGCCTGGGCGTGAATGGCTGTATTATCTCCGGGATCATCCTTGGTTCGCTGTACGGCTTGATGCCACTTTATCTTTCGCATCAGGGGATCAGCGATTCGGGGATTGGTTTCTGGATGGCGCTGATGGTCAGCGCCGGTATTGTAGGGCAGTGGCCGATTGGTCGGCTGGCAGATCGTTTTGGTCGCCTGCTGGTGCTGCGTGTGCAGGTGTTTGTCGTGATCGTGGGATGTTTTGCGATGTTGAGCAATGCCGCTATGGCTCCCGCGCTTTTTGTGCTCGGGACCGCAGGCTTTACCCTGTACCCGGTGGCGATGGCATGGGCCTGTGAGAAAGTGGAACACCACCAACTGGTGGCAATGAACCAGGCGCTGCTGCTGAGTTACACCATTGGCAGCCTGCTTGGTCCGACGCTGACCGCAATGCTGATGCAAAGCTACTCAGATAGCTTGCTGTTTATCATGATTGCGGGTGTGTCGTTTATCTATCTGGTGATGCTGATGCGCAAAGCAGGACATCACCCAACGCCGGTGGCGCACGCCTGA